The following are from one region of the Streptomyces changanensis genome:
- a CDS encoding ABC transporter ATP-binding protein — protein MFHEQERQAVLACRSVSKTYGSQAVVSDVTLEVAPGEVVGLLGANGAGKTTLMRVACGLVRPTAGSVQVLGEHPPYSPAVARQVGAALDTPAFYRWMTGPTQLRSLLHSSGVPDRGQALAAIRRVGLEDEARKRIRAYSQGMRQRLALAAALMRGPRLLVLDEPTNALDPHAVVMVRELIRREADSGTAVLVSSHQLDEIQRICDRVVVMNRGTVVASGALDEIGLGEAESLEDWFFRISGHKGSW, from the coding sequence ATGTTCCATGAGCAGGAGCGGCAGGCCGTGCTGGCCTGCCGCTCCGTCAGCAAGACGTACGGCTCGCAAGCCGTCGTGTCGGACGTGACGCTGGAGGTGGCACCCGGCGAGGTCGTCGGGTTGCTCGGCGCCAACGGAGCCGGTAAGACGACCCTGATGCGCGTGGCGTGTGGGCTGGTCAGGCCCACGGCGGGATCCGTACAAGTCCTCGGTGAGCACCCGCCGTACTCGCCCGCCGTCGCCCGGCAGGTCGGCGCCGCCTTGGACACGCCGGCCTTCTACCGGTGGATGACCGGGCCCACCCAGCTCCGCAGCCTGCTGCACTCCTCCGGCGTACCGGACCGGGGACAGGCCCTCGCCGCGATCAGGCGCGTCGGCCTGGAGGACGAGGCCCGCAAGCGCATCCGCGCGTACTCGCAGGGCATGCGCCAGCGCCTCGCCCTGGCCGCCGCCCTGATGCGCGGACCGCGCCTGCTGGTCCTGGACGAGCCGACCAACGCGCTGGACCCGCACGCCGTCGTCATGGTCCGCGAGCTGATCCGGCGTGAAGCGGACAGCGGTACCGCCGTCCTGGTGTCCAGCCACCAGCTCGACGAGATCCAGCGGATCTGCGACCGCGTCGTCGTCATGAACCGCGGTACCGTCGTCGCCAGCGGGGCACTCGACGAGATCGGCCTGGGCGAGGCCGAGTCCCTGGAGGACTGGTTCTTCCGGATCAGCGGGCACAAGGGGTCCTGGTGA
- a CDS encoding HelD family protein: MSTTDSDPLARERAHLGASRAALRAMREDVEALDIRDVTANWVNAAVLSRQIEERVKALADLSHTPLFFGRLDYLHTTQEGQRFYIGRRHVHDAHGDPMVIDWRAPVSQPFYRASRKDPQDVGLRRRFGYTGGELTAYEDEHLTDPEEADTTSRLLQAEIERPRVGPMRDIVATIQPEQDEIVRSGLSGSVCVQGGPGTGKTAVGLHRVAYLLYAHRERLARTGTLVIGPNRSFLRYIEQVLPALGELEVRQSTVDDLVGTHVEVRGADEAAAAVVKGDARMAEVLRRAVRSHVTPPVEPVVVVRGSRRWRVPAYEVEEIVRELLARDMRYGAAREALPRRIAHAVLVRMEEAGEAPDDRVQDAVARNAAVKAAVKAVWPPVDPAKLVLRLLSDAEFLAEHARGVLTEEEQKAILWTRPPRGVRSAKWSPADAVLVDEAADLVERTHSLGHVVLDEAQDLSPMQYRAVGRRCSTGSVTVLGDLAQGTTPWATRSWTEALGHLGKPDAVVEELTAGFRVPREVIAYASRLLPHIAPGLAEVRSVRENPGSLEVRAVGEAERDPAVVTACREFLGREGSVGLIAADARVPELARALDGAGLGFLAPGEETSARARLTLVPASLAKGLEYDYVVLDEPAAVVGGEPDERTGLRRLYVALTRAVSGLTLVHAAPLPAHLTA; this comes from the coding sequence ATGTCCACGACCGACTCGGACCCCCTCGCGCGCGAGCGCGCCCACCTCGGGGCCTCCCGTGCCGCCCTGCGCGCCATGCGGGAGGACGTGGAGGCGCTCGACATCCGGGACGTCACCGCGAACTGGGTCAACGCCGCCGTCCTCTCCCGCCAGATCGAGGAGCGCGTCAAGGCGCTCGCCGACCTCAGCCACACCCCGCTCTTCTTCGGGCGGCTCGACTACCTGCACACCACGCAGGAGGGGCAGCGCTTCTACATCGGGCGGCGGCACGTCCACGACGCCCACGGCGACCCGATGGTGATCGACTGGCGCGCGCCGGTGTCGCAGCCGTTCTACCGGGCGTCGCGCAAGGACCCGCAGGACGTCGGCCTGCGCCGCAGGTTCGGGTACACGGGCGGCGAGCTCACCGCGTACGAGGATGAGCACCTGACCGACCCGGAGGAGGCCGACACCACGAGCAGGCTGCTCCAGGCGGAGATCGAGCGGCCGCGTGTGGGGCCCATGCGGGACATCGTCGCGACCATCCAGCCCGAGCAGGACGAGATCGTGCGCAGCGGCCTGTCCGGGTCGGTGTGCGTGCAGGGTGGGCCCGGAACCGGCAAGACCGCCGTGGGCCTGCACCGGGTGGCGTACCTGCTGTACGCGCACCGGGAGCGGCTGGCGCGGACGGGCACGCTCGTCATCGGGCCGAACCGGTCGTTCCTCCGGTACATCGAGCAGGTGCTGCCCGCCCTGGGCGAGCTGGAGGTGCGGCAGTCGACCGTCGACGACCTGGTCGGCACGCACGTCGAGGTGCGGGGCGCGGACGAGGCGGCGGCGGCCGTGGTGAAGGGCGACGCCCGGATGGCGGAGGTGCTGCGGCGGGCGGTCCGCTCGCACGTGACGCCGCCCGTCGAGCCGGTCGTCGTGGTGCGCGGGTCGCGCCGGTGGCGGGTGCCGGCGTACGAGGTGGAGGAGATCGTCCGGGAGCTGCTCGCCCGCGACATGCGGTACGGCGCCGCCCGTGAGGCGCTGCCGCGGCGCATCGCGCACGCGGTGCTGGTGCGGATGGAGGAGGCCGGGGAGGCGCCGGACGACCGGGTGCAGGACGCGGTGGCGCGCAACGCGGCGGTGAAGGCGGCGGTCAAGGCGGTCTGGCCGCCGGTCGACCCGGCGAAGCTGGTGCTGCGGTTGCTGTCCGACGCGGAGTTCCTCGCGGAGCACGCGCGGGGCGTCCTCACCGAGGAGGAGCAGAAGGCGATCCTGTGGACGCGGCCGCCGCGCGGCGTGCGGTCGGCGAAGTGGTCGCCCGCGGACGCCGTCCTCGTCGACGAGGCGGCCGACCTGGTGGAACGCACCCACTCGCTGGGGCACGTGGTGCTGGACGAGGCGCAGGACCTGTCGCCGATGCAGTACCGGGCGGTGGGGCGGCGCTGTTCGACGGGGTCGGTGACGGTCCTCGGCGACCTGGCGCAGGGCACGACGCCGTGGGCGACGCGGAGCTGGACGGAGGCGCTGGGGCACCTGGGCAAGCCGGACGCGGTGGTGGAGGAGCTGACGGCCGGTTTCCGCGTGCCGCGCGAGGTGATCGCGTACGCCTCGCGGCTGCTGCCGCACATCGCGCCCGGGCTGGCCGAGGTGCGGTCGGTGCGGGAGAACCCGGGGTCGCTGGAGGTGCGGGCCGTCGGCGAGGCGGAACGGGACCCGGCGGTCGTCACGGCGTGCCGGGAGTTCCTGGGGCGGGAGGGGTCCGTCGGGCTCATCGCGGCCGACGCGCGGGTCCCGGAGCTGGCCCGGGCGCTGGACGGGGCGGGGCTCGGCTTCCTCGCGCCGGGCGAGGAGACCTCGGCGCGGGCGCGGCTGACGCTGGTGCCCGCGTCGCTGGCGAAGGGCCTGGAGTACGACTACGTCGTGCTGGACGAGCCGGCGGCGGTGGTGGGCGGGGAGCCGGACGAGCGGACGGGGCTGCGACGGCTGTACGTGGCGCTCACCCGCGCGGTCTCCGGCCTGACCCTTGTCCACGCCGCCCCGCTGCCGGCCCACCTGACCGCCTGA
- a CDS encoding ABC transporter permease — MTGWFACWYAELRKAVLSPVVLLSAAGAALLAAVMGLYGFRHAYRHFEDGAPATYVDEPAGALWAAAQHSGTFVGLLVAGALAGALYAVECESGMWPSLLAARPGRARLLALKGAVALLLTTAFTVVLAAVLFAVGRMAAGVTDFATTEGPGWAAAAQAAARSLVVQILFVTVAFAAASLTRRTVGTMAAALGPVIVLAPIVGIDDIAPLHPQTWVAAWLRLPDEAQYALYLWTREPSPGTGTPGVAALLALAAAHLGVLALAARGDRLFSPAD, encoded by the coding sequence ATGACCGGGTGGTTCGCCTGCTGGTACGCCGAGCTGCGCAAGGCCGTCCTGTCCCCGGTCGTCCTCCTCTCTGCCGCCGGTGCGGCGCTGCTAGCAGCGGTGATGGGCCTGTACGGCTTCCGACACGCCTACCGGCACTTCGAGGACGGCGCCCCCGCCACGTACGTCGACGAGCCGGCGGGCGCCCTGTGGGCGGCGGCCCAGCACTCCGGGACCTTCGTCGGCCTGCTGGTCGCCGGTGCGTTGGCGGGCGCGCTGTACGCGGTCGAGTGCGAGTCCGGCATGTGGCCGTCGCTGCTGGCGGCCCGGCCGGGACGGGCCCGGCTGCTCGCCCTGAAAGGGGCCGTCGCCCTGCTGCTGACGACCGCGTTCACGGTTGTCCTGGCCGCCGTACTGTTCGCCGTGGGCCGGATGGCCGCCGGGGTGACGGACTTCGCCACGACCGAAGGCCCCGGCTGGGCGGCGGCCGCGCAGGCCGCGGCCAGGTCCCTGGTGGTCCAGATCCTCTTCGTCACGGTCGCGTTCGCGGCGGCCTCCCTCACCCGCAGGACCGTCGGGACGATGGCGGCCGCCCTGGGACCCGTGATCGTGCTCGCCCCGATCGTGGGCATCGACGACATCGCCCCGCTCCACCCGCAGACTTGGGTGGCCGCGTGGCTGCGGCTTCCGGACGAGGCGCAGTACGCCCTTTACCTGTGGACGCGGGAGCCGTCACCGGGGACGGGCACACCCGGCGTGGCGGCGCTCCTGGCGCTCGCCGCCGCCCACCTCGGGGTCCTGGCCCTCGCGGCGCGGGGAGACCGGCTGTTCAGCCCCGCCGACTGA
- a CDS encoding copper homeostasis protein CutC: MSNRAVLEVIALDAEDAIAAQAGGADRLELVTDMAADGLTPSRETYARIRAAVDLPLRVMLRLDTGFAAGDVDALVRAAGELRSEGADEFVLGFLDAEGHPDLAALERLVTELDGCRWTFHRAIDHCADRGALRKHLADLPGLDTYLTAGSAAGVDAGLSVLTAEAAQRDLPGYEAVLLVGGGLRLDHVPALREAGVDAFHIGGAARPAGWTSPVVPGAVSAWRRALDQAA, from the coding sequence ATGAGCAACCGTGCAGTGCTGGAGGTGATCGCCCTCGACGCCGAGGACGCCATCGCCGCCCAGGCCGGAGGAGCGGACCGCCTGGAGCTGGTCACCGACATGGCCGCGGACGGGCTCACCCCGTCCCGCGAGACGTACGCCCGGATCCGCGCCGCCGTGGACCTCCCGCTGCGCGTCATGCTCCGCCTCGACACCGGCTTCGCCGCCGGGGACGTCGACGCCCTCGTACGCGCCGCGGGCGAACTGCGCTCGGAGGGCGCCGACGAGTTCGTCCTCGGCTTCCTCGACGCCGAGGGCCACCCCGACCTGGCCGCCCTGGAACGGCTCGTCACCGAACTGGACGGCTGCCGCTGGACCTTCCACCGCGCCATCGACCACTGCGCCGACCGCGGCGCCCTCCGCAAGCACCTGGCCGACCTGCCGGGCCTCGACACGTACCTGACGGCCGGCTCCGCCGCCGGGGTCGACGCCGGCCTCTCCGTCCTGACCGCCGAGGCCGCGCAGCGCGACCTCCCCGGGTACGAGGCGGTCCTCCTCGTCGGCGGCGGCCTGCGCCTCGACCACGTGCCCGCGCTGCGCGAGGCGGGCGTCGACGCCTTCCACATCGGCGGCGCTGCCCGCCCGGCCGGCTGGACCTCCCCGGTCGTTCCCGGCGCGGTCAGCGCCTGGCGCCGCGCCCTGGACCAGGCGGCCTGA